One part of the Sciurus carolinensis chromosome 6, mSciCar1.2, whole genome shotgun sequence genome encodes these proteins:
- the LOC124987489 gene encoding LOW QUALITY PROTEIN: olfactory receptor 2M3-like (The sequence of the model RefSeq protein was modified relative to this genomic sequence to represent the inferred CDS: deleted 1 base in 1 codon), translated as MAMEIWNHTFLSNFILRGLLSHSSYDCFLFSLVLLAFATALTGNILLLLLIQGDRHLHTPMYFFLSQLSIMDLTMVCAVVPKMAANFLSGHIFISWGGCAAQIFLVVMVGGAECFLLAVMAYDRYVAICHPLRYSVLMSWKTCYLLAMASWIGGGVDSVIDVGTVFSFPYCASMEVDHFFCEVPALLRLSCADTSLFEDLIYACCVVMLLLPLGVIVASYAQVLTAVIRMPSTEGKQKALTTCSSHLAVVGLYYSGAIFSYMQRASTRTPAGDRATSIFYTILTPMLNPLIYSLRNREVTRALRKMLGRWRV; from the exons ATGGCCATGGAGATCTGGAACCACACCTTCCTATCAAACTTCATCCTTAGAGGTCTGCTCAGCCACTCATCATATGACTGCTTCCTCTTTTCCCTGGTCCTTTTGGCCTTTGCTACTGCCCTGACTGGCAACATCCTTCTCCTTCTGCTCATCCAGGGTGACAGGCACCTGCATACTcctatgtactttttcctcagtcaGCTCTCCATCATGGACTTGACCATGGTTTGTGCTGTGGTGCCCAAGATGGCAGCCAACTTTCTCTCAGGCCATATATTCATCTCTTGGGGAGGTTGTGCAGCTCAGATTTTCCTAGTGGTCATGGTAGGAGGAGCTGAGTGCTTCCTTTTGGCagtcatggcctatgaccggtaTGTAGCGATCTGCCACCCCCTGCGGTACTCTGTGCTCATGAGCTGGAAGACCTGCTATCTCCTGGCCATGGCATCCTGGATAGGGGGGGGTGTC GACAGTGTGATTGATGTTGGTACAGTCTTCAGCTTCCCCTACTGTGCCTCTATGGAGGTGGACCACTTTTTCTGTGAGGTCCCTGCCCTTCTGCGTCTCTCCTGTGCCGACACCTCACTCTTTGAGGACCTCATCTACGCATGCTGTGTGGTCATGCTGCTGCTGCCCCTTGGAGTCATTGTGGCTTCCTATGCCCAGGTCCTCACGGCTGTGATTAGGATGCCTTCCACTGAGGGGAAGCAGAAGGCTCTGACCACTTGCTCTTCTCACCTGGCTGTGGTGGGCCTCTACTACAGTGGAGCCATATTTAGCTATATGCAAAGGGCCTCCACTCGGACACCAGCGGGAGACAGGGCCACCTCCATCTTCTACACCATTCTCACTCCAATGCTCAACCCactcatctacagcctgaggaacagggaggtTACCAGGGCACTGAGGAAGATGCTGGGGAGGTGGAGAGTGTAG